A genomic region of Aspergillus oryzae RIB40 DNA, chromosome 1 contains the following coding sequences:
- a CDS encoding uncharacterized protein (predicted protein) has product MAKVDAAADSPSAASPNHSLPQGPVEARSLSSITAVASNPPAYPRNPTQKKLDPLVLYIVRVPGSKDVFLSPLKPPTKASVSAEAINASLYYLHVSTPEDDVLLQECEQEREEEAKLRRELGEEADVPPEFAKMNHVRRKPVPGGGGGAKVDADARPPLPAHRSNVSLPENVLPVPNSADLPLSLMPARPGLMGSRSSIDLPQSATQMTTESRDGFLGHTVPGDEVEARPPLSARPLPPVPKDELAFELIEDNSAPKKVNRWSALSGYMPGRNAENWKEKYEVLTSGRHSLDSRRPQARPQSAHANPSYNRMGSPARSPGQSPSRRPYDSKPPERPGFHITLIRRDPTHGSQWNVATISTPKMDGGAIDIEVSTPGYNRFAAQSEPLSLASLGINLPSEMGNRISLSSFRPTQAELAESTPTQPSHPRKFHRKLCVSRPYQEDGRGSLDLGGNRPSLDNGTSSPSKHSGSKLKSGYYTFTSPWNGTCTFSTSVNGRSLKCKHMIPMPSTGPNGASIDNPAVTVAEIRFNTPFQAGHLHHQPGPSHISPFTLSQTPAFKDLTSNPNNHGHGHNLDPSPSSPSDRTSKRASLAQFLNPNNYNRPRARSGASAHSTSSTSNFGVPTRKPSTSSTSSGVADLDDGPRRPLRRPPSEDRLDLSLARENAGGGMRGKSAKLGKLIIEDEGIKMLDLLVASCMAVWWRGYYY; this is encoded by the exons ATGGCCAAGGTCGATGCAGCGGCGGATTCTCCGTCCGCCGCATCGCCAAACCACAGCCTTCCCCAAGGCCCCGTTGAGGCTCGCTCGCTATCCTCCATTACCGCTGTAGCCTCGAATCCTCCGGCTTATCCGCGGAATCCGACGCAGAAGAAACTTGATCCTTTGGTTTTGTATATTGTGAGAGTCCCGGGCAGTAAAG atgtctttctctccccgcTGAAACCACCAACGAAAGCCAGTGTTTCGGCTGAGGCCATCAATGCGTCCCTCTACTATCTGCATGTCTCGACGCCCGAGGACGATGTCTTGCTCCAGGAATGTGAGCAAGAgcgcgaggaagaagcgaAACTGCGGAGGGAGCTAGGAGAGGAAGCGGATGTTCCTCCTGAGTTTGCGAAGATGAATCATGTTCGACGGAAGCCTGTTCctggcggcggtggtggcgCAAAGGTGGATGCTGATGCACGCCCTCCCCTCCCTGCTCACCGATCCAATGTGTCGCTGCCAGAGAATGTTCTCCCGGTGCCGAATTCTGCAGATCTGCCGCTGTCTCTGATGCCGGCTCGTCCGGGTTTGATGGGGAGTCGCTCATCGATCGATCTCCCCCAGTCTGCGACTCAGATGACAACCGAAAGTCGCGATGGCTTCCTCGGACATACGGTACCGGGCGACGAGGTTGAAGCAAGGCCGCCTTTGTCGGCTCGACCACTACCACCTGTCCCAAAGGATGAGCTCGCCTTTGAATTGATCGAGGATAATTCTGCGCCGAAGAAGGTCAATCGTTGGAGTGCCTTGTCGGGGTATATGCCCGGACGAAATGCGGAGAATTGGAAGGAAAAGTATGAGGTTCTGACCTCAGGCCGTCACAGCCTTGACTCCAGGCGACCTCAAGCGCGACCCCAGTCGGCTCATGCGAATCCATCATACAATCGCATGGGTTCTCCAGCACGAAGTCCAGGCCAATCTCCAAGTAGAAGACCTTATGACAGCAAACCGCCGGAAAGACCTGGCTTCCATATCACTCTCATCCGTCGCGATCCTACTCATGGGAGTCAATGGAATGTAGCAACAATATCGACACCGAAAATGGACGGTGGCGCTATTGACATCGAAGTGTCCACGCCAGGATACAACAGGTTCGCTGCGCAAAGCGAACCGCTCTCATTGGCCAGTCTGGGAATAAATCTACCGTCTGAAATGGGCAATCGCATCtcactgtcttctttccGGCCTACCCAAGCCGAATTGGCAGAGAGCACCCCCACCCAACCATCGCATCCCCGAAAGTTCCACCGCAAACTATGTGTATCTCGACCATATCAGGAAGACGGCCGGGGCTCCTTAGACCTAGGAGGCAACCGACCCTCACTCGACAACGGAACAAGCAGTCCCTCGAAACACAGCGGTTCCAAACTCAAAAGCGGTTACTACACCTTCACCTCACCCTGGAACGGCACCTGCACATTCTCCACGAGCGTAAACGGCCGCAGCCTCAAATGCAAGCACATGATCCCAATGCCCTCAACAGGCCCCAACGGCGCCTCCATCGACAACCCCGCCGTAACAGTCGCCGAAATCCGCTTCAACACCCCTTTCCAAGCAGgccatctccaccatcaacCAGGCCCCTCCCACATCTCCCCTTTCACCCTCAGCCAAACCCCAGCCTTCAAAGACCTAACCAGCAACCCTAACAAccacggccacggccacAACCTCGACCCAagcccctcctccccctcagACCGGACTTCAAAGCGCGCCTCTCTCGCCCAGTTCCTCAACCCAAACAATTACAACCGCCCACGCGCCCGCTCCGGCGCATCCGCCcactccacatcctccacctccaacTTCGGAGTGCCCACCCGCAAACCCTCAACAAGCAGCACGAGCAGCGGCGTCGCAGACCTCGACGACGGACCCCGTCGTCCTCTCCGCCGTCCACCAAGCGAAGACCGCCTCGATCTCTCGCTTGCACGAGAAAACGCTGGCGGCGGCATGCGCGGGAAGAGCGCTAAACTGGGTAAATTGATCATCGAGGATGAGGGTATCAAGATGCTGGATTTGCTCGTTGCATCTTGTATGGCTGTTTGGTGGAGGGGTTATTACTATTGA
- the mpkA gene encoding mitogen-activated serine/threonine-protein kinase SLT2 (mitogen-activated protein kinase), which produces MADLRGRKIFKVFNQDFIVDERYNVTKELGQGAYGIVCAATNIQTGEGVAIKKVTNVFSKKILAKRALREIKLLQHFRGHRNITCLYDMDIPRPDNFNETYLYEELMECDLAAIIRSGQPLTDAHFQSFIYQILCGLKYIHSANVLHRDLKPGNLLVNADCELKICDFGLARGFSIDPEENAGYMTEYVATRWYRAPEIMLSFQSYTKAIDVWSVGCILAELLGGRPFFKGRDYVDQLNQILHYLGTPNEETLSRIGSPRAQEYVRNLPFMPKIPFQRLFPSANPDALDLLDRMLAFDPSSRISVEEALEHPYLHIWHDASDEPTCPTTFDFHFEVVDDVQEMRRMIYEEVVRFRAAVRQQSQAQAAAAAQQQQIAQQTNVPIPENQQGVWKQEEPKPQEALAAGGGVHNDLESSLQRGMDVQ; this is translated from the exons ATGGCTGATCTACGAGGACGTaagatcttcaaggtctTCAACCAGGATTTTATTGTGGATGAACGATACAATGTCACGAAGGAGTTGGGTCAAGGTGCATATGGTATTGTCTG TGCCGCCACGAACATCCAGACCGGCGAAGGTGTCGCCATCAAGAAAGTCACCAATGTCTTCAGCAAGAAGATCTTAGCCAAGCGCGCCTTAAGAGAAATTAAGTTGCTTCAGCATTTCCGAGGCCACCGTAAT ATCACTTGTCTGTATGACATGGACATCCCGCGCCCAGATAACTTCAATGAAACATATCTGTATGAGG AGTTGATGGAGTGTGATCTCGCCGCTATTATCCGTTCCGGACAACCTTTGACCGATGCCCACTTCCAGTCTTTTATTTATCAGATTTTGTGTGGTCTGAAGTATATCCACTCGGCCAATGTATTGCATAGAGATTTGAAACCCGGAAACTTGCTGGTCAATGCCGATTGTGAACTCAAGATTTGCGATTTCGGATTGGCGCGTGGTTTCTCGATTGACCCGGAAGAGAACGCAGGTTACATGACCGAATATGTCGCGACAAGATGGTACCGTGCTCCGGAAATCATGTTGAGCTTCCAGAGTTACACTAAAGCTA TCGATGTGTGGTCCGTGGGTTGCATCTTGGCTGAACTTCTTGGCGGCCGccccttcttcaagggtCGTGACTATGTCGACCAGCTCAACCAGATTCTGCACTACCTGGGCACTCCGAACGAGGAGACCTTGAGCCGGATCGGCTCTCCACGGGCCCAGGAGTACGTACGCAACTTGCCTTTCATGCCCAAGATCCCCTTCCAGCGCTTGTTCCCCAGTGCCAACCCTGATGCGCTTGACTTGCTCGACCGCATGCTGGCCTTCGACCCCTCGTCGCGTATCTCGGTTGAAGAGGCCCTGGAGCACCCATACCTGCACATCTGGCACGACGCATCGGACGAGCCGACGTGCCCCACAACCTTCGATTTCCACTTCGAAGTGGTGGACGACGTACAGGAGATGCGTCGTATGATCTACGAGGAAGTCGTGCGCTTCCGTGCCGCCGTCCGGCAGCAGTCTCAGGCGCAggccgccgctgccgcccaacagcagcagattGCCCAGCAGACCAACGTCCCGATCCCCGAGAACCAGCAGGGCGTTTGGAAGCAAGAGGAGCCCAAGCCTCAAGAGGCGCTCGCCGCGGGCGGTGGCGTCCACAACGATCTGGAATCGTCGCTGCAGCGTGGAATGGACGTACAATAA
- a CDS encoding glycosyltransferase family 31 protein (predicted protein), which yields MQARYYPFQWRQSTAVTAVAASLLLIFAVFLFNSRHHIDISPIPNAQPPSYFSNSSACHVDLDLLRTHASNSSAEYARLEISVVRTKNFTGFSDALDVPIPTYQTVQLDTTNHTELLPEERCTTSVTIHAPVAAPRPNASHLIFGVATSTERLYDSLDAFAHWAGGTNAHIVAVVDDEGSVTQSKKRAKELDIRLTVIQNSDDLLDRYFSLIRTLFERKDELTKWIVLIDDDTFFPSMTNLVERLATYDPAEPQYIGALTEDIMQMYHGSHMAYGGAGIFLSIPLVRQLNAVFRNCYDFKGAGDRMIARCIYSHTTTKLKWEPGLHQLDLRGDASGFYESGRPLPLSLHHWKSWFHADMVALSKVAAICGEACLLRRWELSDDWYLINGFSVVKYSLPLQDPNSMEQTWDKSKYKGPDPFEYSLGPLRSKDEDKVSFRLKEAIAETDRVRQIYVRKQEKPQVIEVVWNLRH from the coding sequence ATGCAGGCGCGCTATTACCCTTTTCAATGGCGCCAATCCACTGCCGTGACAGCTGTCGCCGCTTCACTCTTACTCATTTTCGCAGTATTCCTTTTCAATTCACGGCATCATATTGATATTAGCCCTATTCCCAATGCTCAGCCCCCGTCATACTTCAGTAACAGCAGCGCTTGCCATGTGGATCTTGACCTGCTGAGAACGCACGCGTCCAATTCCTCCGCGGAATATGCTAGATTGGAGATATCTGTTGTGCGAACCAAGAACTTTACTGGTTTCTCAGATGCGCTCGATGTACCAATTCCCACGTACCAGACAGTCCAACTGGATACGACGAATCATACAGAGCTACTGCCAGAGGAGAGATGTACTACGTCGGTGACAATACATGCCCCTGTGGCGGCTCCACGCCCCAATGCATCACACCTGATATTTGGCGTCGCAACATCCACAGAAAGATTATATGATTCTCTTGATGCTTTTGCACACTGGGCGGGAGGAACAAATGCACACATTGTAGCTGTGGTTGACGATGAAGGCTCGGTGACGCAGTCCAAGAAACGGGCAAAGGAACTAGATATTCGCCTCACCGTTATCCAAAACTCGGACGATTTGCTGGATCGGTATTTTTCCTTGATCCGGACCCTGTTTGAGCGCAAGGATGAGCTTACTAAGTGGATTGTCTTAATTGACGATGAtacttttttcccttccatgaCGAATCTCGTGGAACGGTTGGCGACGTATGATCCGGCGGAGCCGCAGTATATAGGGGCACTCACCGAGGATATCATGCAGATGTATCATGGGAGTCATATGGCGTACGGCGGTGCTGGGatattcctctccattccTCTTGTTCGACAGCTCAATGCTGTTTTCCGCAATTGCTATGATTTCAAAGGCGCCGGTGATCGAATGATTGCGCGGTGTATCTACAGCCACACCACAACGAAACTCAAATGGGAGCCTGGCCTCCATCAGTTAGACCTTCGTGGCGATGCGTCCGGGTTCTACGAATCAGGCCGTCCACTGCCGCTCTCATTGCATCATTGGAAATCCTGGTTCCACGCCGACATGGTTGCTCTCAGCAAGGTGGCTGCCATCTGCGGTGAGGCCTGTCTGCTGCGACGTTGGGAGTTGTCAGATGATTGGTATCTGATAAACGGGTTTTCCGTTGTCAAATACTCATTGCCCTTGCAGGATCCAAATTCCATGGAGCAGACGTGGGATAAGAGTAAATACAAGGGCCCCGATCCATTCGAGTATAGTTTGGGCCCATTGCGTAGCAAGGACGAGGACAAGGTCTCCTTCCGATTGAAAGAAGCAATTGCAGAGACGGACAGGGTTCGCCAGATATATGTTCGAAAGCAAGAGAAGCCTCAAGTTATAGAGGTGGTCTGGAACCTCAGGCATTAa
- a CDS encoding threonine--tRNA ligase THS1 (Threonyl-tRNA synthetase), whose protein sequence is MASEDSKDLPSIVSGAGSLPDFIVERNNFFEELWQQYLEETKNKPHPEITVTLQPGNGNKEQVSAKAWETTPAQLLKNVPKELSATIVLAKVDNELWDLSRPLEGDCTVSYVRFEDPEGREVFWHSSAHCLGEACECEYGCLLSHGPPTPQGFFYDMAMPDNRVVRETDWPALDKHANRVFKEKQSFDRLEVTKENLKKMFAYSKYKLHYIDKLVTGEKSTVYRCGTLVDLCRGPHIQNTGKIKTFKIMQNSSAYFLGDQSNDSLQRIRGVAFPDKKQMQEHLKFLEEAEKRNHVKIGKEQELFFFDEVSPGCPFLLPNGTKIFNALQTLLRSEYRKRGYQEVQTPNMYDVGIWKTSGHWAHYKDDMFKLDVEKREWALKPMNCPGHFVLFGHRERSYRELPLRLADFGVLHRNEASGALSGLTRVRKFQQDDTHIFCTQDQITSEIEGLFDFLQSIYGLFGFTFKLKLSTRPEKYLGELETWNYAEEQLKAAMTKFKGDDWTIDEGDGAFYGPKIDITIADALKREFQCATIQLDYQAPINFKLEYMSNEKADKSQAAAESAEGENKSSEPGPGRARPVVIHRAIIGSFERFLGILTEHFGGKWPFWISPRQILIVPVMPAVNDYVEELQTILRGDKLNVDIDISGNTMQKKIRTGQLAQYNFIFVVGAQEKEARTVNIRNRDDPATQKQGVMIPLEEAREKLRALRKERRLVNSL, encoded by the exons ATGGCTTCTGAGGATTCGAAGGATCTGCCC TCAATTGTATCAGGTGCCGGCTCGTTACCCGATTTCATCGTTGAGCGCAACAACTTCTTCGAGGAGCTTTGGCAACAATATCtcgaggagaccaagaacaaGCCTCACCCCGAAATTACCGTCACCCTGCAACCCGGCAACGGCAACAAGGAACAGGTCTCCGCCAAAGCCTGGGAAACTACCCCCGCCCAACTTCTCAAGAATGTGCCCAAGGAACTGAGTGCCACTATTGTGCTTGCAAAGGTCGATAACGAACTCTGGGACTTGAGCCGACCTTTGGAAGGCGACTGTACTGTTTCCTATGTGCGATTCGAAGATCCCGAAGGAAGGGAAGTCTTCTGGCACTCTAGTGCTCACTGCCTGGGTGAGGCTTGCGAGTGCGAATATGGGTGTCTGCTCTCCCATGGACCTCCCACTCCACAGGGTTTCTTCTATGATATGGCCATGCCTGATAA CCGCGTTGTAAGAGAGACCGATTGGCCAGCACTGGACAAGCACGCAAACCGTGtcttcaaggagaagcagagCTTTGACAGATTAGAAGTTACGAAAgagaacctgaagaagatgttcgCCTACAGCAAGTACAAGCTGCATTATATTGATAAACTGGTGACCGGAGAAAAGAGCACTGTTTATAGATGCGGTACCTTGGTCGACCTTTGCAGAGGACCCCACATTCAAAACACTGGCAAGATTAAGACCTTCAAGATCATGCAG AACTCCTCTGCTTACTTCCTTGGCGACCAAAGTAATGACTCTCTGCAGCGTATCCGTGGTGTCGCCTTCCCCGACAAGAAGCAAATGCAAGAACATTTGAAGTTCCTGGAGGAAGCGGAAAAGCGTAACCATGTGAAGATCGGCAAAGAACAggagctcttcttctttgacgaAGTCTCCCCGGGATGCCCATTCTTGCTCCCCAACGGTACTAAGATCTTCAATGCTCTTCAGACCCTTTTGCGGTCAGAGTATCGTAAGCGTGGCTACCAGGAAGTTCAGACGCCTAACATGTACGATGTTGGCATCTGGAAGACTTCTGGACACTGGGCTCACTACAAGGATGACATGTTTAAGCTTGATGTTGAGAAGAGAGAGTGGGCTCTTAAGCCTATGAACTGCCCCGGACACTTCGTCCTTTTCGGTCATCGCGAGAGAAGTTACAGAGAACTCCCGTTGCGTCTTGCAGACTTTGGTGTTTTACACAGGAATGAGGCATCTGGTGCACTAAGTGGACTCACCCGTGTCCGGAAGTTCCAGCAAGATGATACCCATATTTTCTGTACTCAGGATCAG ATTACCTCGGAGATCGAGGGGCTATTCGATTTCCTTCAATCTATCTATGGGCTTTTCGGCTTCACTTTCAAGCTGAAGCTTTCCACTCGTCCAGAGAAGTACCTTGGAGAACTTGAAACTTGGAACTATGCCGAAGAGCAGCTTAAGGCGGCCATGACTAAGTTCAAGGGCGATGACTGGACCATTGATGAGGGTGACGGTGCCTTCTACGGACCTAAGATCGACATCACTATCGCTGACGCTCTCAAGCGAGAGTTCCAGTGTGCCACCATCCAGCTTGATTACCAGGCTCCCATCAACTTCAAGCTTGAGTACATGAGCAACGAAAAGGCCGACAAGAGCCAAGCGGCTGCCGAGTCGGCCGAGGGCGAGAACAAGTCTAGCGAGCCTGGCCCTGGCCGTGCTCGTCCAGTCGTCATCCACAGAGCTATCATCGGTAGCTTTGAGCGGTTTCTGGGAATCTTGACTGAGCACTTTGGCGGCAAGTGGCCTTTCTGGATCAGCCCTCGCCAGATCCTTATTGTTCCTGTCATGCCTGCTGTGAACGACTACGTGGAAGAGCTGCAGACTATCTTGCGCGGTGATAAGCTGAACGTCGACATTGACATCAGCGGAAATAccatgcagaagaagattcgTACTGGACAGCTGGCCCAGTACAACTTCATTTTCG TCGTCGGTGCtcaagagaaggaggctcGCACTGTCAACATCCGTAACCGTGATGACCCTGCAACTCAGAAGCAAGGTGTCATGATTCCTCTCGAGGAGGCACGCGAAAAGCTTCGGGCTCTCAGGAAAGAGCGCAGGCTAGTCAACTCTCTGTAG
- a CDS encoding uncharacterized protein (H/ACA small nucleolar RNP component GAR1), producing the protein MSFRGGGRGGFATGANRGGSFGGRGEMGSFMHACEGEMVCESINPKIPYFNAPIYLENKTPIGKVDEVLGPINQVYFTIKPQEGIVATSFKPGDKVYIGGDKLLPLEKYGSLLYVYFANSIDPMIIGSFLSLSRHRVLLSPREPEALPGVVLAVAEEALVVEQEVDAADLALLEEEAASVVELEEAVEASVVEAVASPGEAAEEDLVEVSDVRQSPSCLALSYYGVMGKRELLQELFVLIFLCILGGLRIRKGCRLIQPLNECYYTNEVPAK; encoded by the exons ATGTCTTTTCGAGGAGGAGGTCGCGGTGGCTTTGCCACTGGTGCTAATCGCGGAGGTTCCTTCGGTGGCCGCGGTG AGATGGGATCTTTTATGCATGCTTGTGAGGGCGAGATGGTTTGCGAATCGATCAACCCGAAGATTCCGTATTTCAATGCTCCTATCTACCTAGAGAACAAA ACTCCTATCGGAAAAGTCGACGAGGTTCTTGGCCCCATCAACCAGGTCTACTTCACCATCAAGCCCCAGGAAGGAATTGTCGCAACTTCTTTCAAGCCTGGTGACAAGGTCTACATCGGTGGGGATAAGCTCCTGCCTTTGGAGAAGTATGGGTCACTCCTCTATGTGTACTTTGCGAACAGTATTGACCCGATGATCATAGGTTCCTTCCTAAGCCTAAGCCGCCACCGG GTACTGCTAAGCCCAAGAGAGCCGGAGGCGCTGCCAGGGGTGGTGCTCGCGGTGGCAGAGGAGGCCCTCGTGGTGGAGCAAGAGGTGGACGCGGCGGATTTGGCGCTCCtagaggaggaggcggctTCCGTGGTGGAGCTAGAGGAGGCGGTGGAGGCTTCCGTGGTGGAAGCGGTGGCTTCTCCAGGGGAGGCGGCAGAGGAGGACCTCGTGGAGGTTTCCGACGTTAGACAGTCTCCGTCTTGCTTAGCACTGTCTTATTACGGCGTTATGGGAAAACGGGAGCTTTTGCAGGAACTTTTTGTGTTAATTTTTCTGTGCATCCTAGGTGGCTTGCGTATTCGCAAAGGCTGTAGACTAATTCAGCCATTAAATGAATGTTATTATACCAATGAAGTACCTGCCAAATGA
- a CDS encoding CDP-diacylglycerol-serine O-phosphatidyltransferase (predicted protein) — MPSNASTNSGLPPAGDGDVSGQEKQKMLLSAETGHFSMVRALHLADLVTELNVMSVLSSMRYCLGDPHDYGAIWSALGFMPFGLFFDFMDGKIARWRKKSSLMGQELDSLADLISFGMAPAAAAFALGVRTNVDHLLLAFFVLCGLTRLARFNVTVAVLPKDKTGKSKYFEGTPIPTTLSIASLMAYWVSQGWVQEDLPLGVIAQGTAFEFHPVALLFVLHGCLMVSKSIHIPKP; from the exons ATGCCGTCGAATGCTTCTACGAATAGCGGTCTCCCGCCCGCCGGCGACGGAG ATGTATCAGGCcaggaaaagcagaagatgCTTCTGTCTGCGGAAACAGGGCACTTCAGCATGGTCAG GGCTTTGCATCTTGCAGATCTAGTAACTGAGCTTAACG TCATGTCTGTGCTCTCGTCTATGCGTTACTGTCTAGGAGACCCCCATGACTACGGTGCTATCTGGTCTGCGCTTGGATTTATGCCTTTCGggcttttcttcgattttatggatggaaagattgcaaggtggaggaagaagtcatcgCTCATGGGGCAAGAGCTCGATTCTTTGGCAGATCTG ATTTCCTTTGGTATGGCACCGGCCGCGGCAGCCTTCGCCCTCGGAGTCCGCACAAATGTCGACCACCTCCTCCTAGCTTTTTTCGTCCTTTGTGGCCTGACACGGTTAGCCCGGTTCAACGTGACAGTTGCTGTACTTCCCAAGGACAAGACTGGAAAGTCGAAATATTTCGAGGGCACACCGATTCCGACAACACTTTCCATTGCGTCACTCATGGCTTACTGGGTTTCTCAGGGATGGGTTCAAGAAGACCTACCGCTGGGAGTTATTGCGCAGGGCACAGCTTTTGAGTTTCACCCTGTGGCGCTGTTGTTTGTTCTACATGGCTGTCTGATGGTCAGCAAGTCTATACATATTCCCAAACCCTGA